AAATCTGGGGTTCCATTTTGGCGGTTATTGCAAGCGTTTTATCTGAGACAAGCATAAAGCCGGAACAAATTGAAGGAATCGGCATCACCAACCAGCGTGAAACGACAGTTGTATGGGATAAAGAGACAGGTGAGCCGGTTTACAATGCAATCGTTTGGCAATCAAGGCAGACTGCCGGTATCTGTGATGAATTAAAAGGCCAGGGACTTCATGATACATTCAGGGATAAAACAGGTTTATTGATTGATGCATACTTTTCAGGGACGAAAGTGAAATGGATCCTTGATAATATTGAAGGCGCAAGGGAAAAGGCGGACGCAGGCAAATTATTGTTCGGGACAATTGATACTTGGTTGATCTGGAAAATGTCAGGCGGGGCTTCCCATGTGACAGATTACTCCAATGCGTCCCGTACGCTGATGTATAACATCCATGAGCTGAAATGGGATGAAGAGCTTCTTGACATCCTCGGGGTGCCTGCAAGCATGCTTCCGGAGGTCCGTCCCTCATCAGAAGTTTATGGGAAGACGGTTCCGTATCATTTCTTCGGAAGAGAGATTCCGATTGCCGGAGCGGCAGGGGATCAGCAGGCCGCCTTGTTTGGACAGGCCTGTTATGAAGAGGGGATGGCAAAGAATACGTATGGAACGGGCTGTTTCATGTTGATGAACACCGGTGAAAAAGCCGTAAAGTCTGAGAACGGTTTACTGACGACTCTGGCATGGGGGATCGACGGTAAAGTGGAATATGCCCTTGAAGGAAGCATCTTCGTTGCCGGTTCTGCCATCCAGTGGCTCCGTGACGGTCTCCGGATGCTGAAGGATGCCAAAGACAGTCAAAGCTATGCGGAAAGAGTCGACTCTACAGACGGTGTATATGTTGTCCCGGCATTCGTCGGCCTTGGGACCCCTTACTGGGACAGTGATGTACGGGGAGCAGTATTCGGTTTGACGAGGGGGACGTCGAAAGAACATTTTGTAAGGGCGACGCTTGAATCACTCGCGTATCAAACGAAGGATGTGCTGACGGCAATGGAAGCTGATTCAGGCATTTCCCTCAAGACATTGAGGGTGGACGGAGGAGCAGTGAAAAATGATTTCCTGATGCAGTTCCAAAGCGATCTGCTCTCTGTACCCGTGGAGCGTCCTGAAGTAAATGAAACGACTGCACTTGGCGCGGCCTATTTAGCTGGACTTGCCGTCGGTTTCTGGGAAGACCGTAAAGAAATTTCCCAACAGTGGAACAAAGATAAACAATTTGAGCCGGAAATGGCAGAAGACACTCGTGAAGAGTTATACAGCGGCTGGAAAAAAGCAGTGAAAGCTGCAATGGCGTTTAAATAAACTTTTATTTCAATCAAGCATATGATACAATGACAACAAGTTAATATTTCGGTTAGAGAGTAAGAGAGACCAAGCACACATTGTGGACATATATCCATAATGTTTGTTTCGGTCTCTTTTTTTATGGTTATACAAGTATAGAGGGAGTAAAGACACTTTATTGATCTTAGGAGGAACAGACGATGACATTTTCAAGCACTGCAAGACAAGAAGTGAAACATACATTATCTCAAACTCAATTTGATTTAATCATTATCGGAGGAGGGATCACCGGCGCCGGAATCGCACTTGATGCATCCAAGCGGGGCATGAAGGTAGCCCTAGTGGAAATGCAGGATTTCGCAGCAGGAACCTCCAGCCGGTCAACAAAACTGGTACACGGGGGCCTGCGATACCTTAAGCAGTTCGAAGTGAAGATGGTGGCTGAAGTAGGGAAAGAACGGGAAATTGTGTATGAAAACGGTCCACACGTCACCACCCCGGAATGGATGTTGCTACCATTGCATAAAGGGGGCAGCTTCGGATCCTTCAGTACATCGATCGGATTGAAAGTGTATGACTATCTGGCAGGTGTCAAGAAAAGCGAAAGACGGTCAATGCTTTCTGCATCCGAGACCCTTTCAAAGGAACCCCTCGTGAAGAAGGAAGGCCTAAAAGGCGGAGGTTATTATGTAGAATACCGCACGGATGATGCCAGATTAACAATTGAAGTGATGAAAGAAGCAGTTGCCCACGGAGCAACGGTACTTAATTATACGAAATCACAACGTTTCCTATACAGTGATCGAAAAGTGGTAGGCATTGAAGCGGAAGATCTCGTATCAGGAGAAACGATTGAAATCCGCGGTTCAAAAATCGTCAATGCAGCAGGTCCTTGGGTGGATGATGTCCGGGGTAAGGATTACAGCACAAATGACAAACAGCTCCGGCTTACAAAAGGTGTCCATCTTGTGATAGATCAAAGCAAATTCCCGCTCAAGCAAGCTGTATATTTCGATACACCGGATGGCCGGATGGTATTTGCCATCCCCCGTGAAGGGAAAGCGTACGTTGGTACAACCGATACGGTCTTTGAACAAGATAAATCAGCGCCTCATATGACGTCTGAAGACAGGGAATATATCCTGAATGCGATCCATTATATGTTCCCGGAGGTTTCTGTTACGGCAGAAGATGTTGAATCAAGCTGGGCAGGTGTCAGACCGCTGATTTTTGAAAAAGGGAAAGATCCTTCCGAAATATCCCGTAAAGATGAAATATGGGAAGCGGAAAGCGGCCTCATCACCATTGCAGGCGGTAAACTGACCGGGTACCGGAAGATGGGGGAAACAGTCGTTGATCTTGTTTCAAAACGATTAAAAGAAGAGAATAAACAAAAATTCCCATCTTCATCCACCAAGTATATGCCGATCTCAGGCGGTCATGTTGGAGGCTCTGAAAATTTCCAGGCATTCATTGAGCAGAAGGCAGGAGAAGCTGTCCAGTACGGTCTGACGGAAGCAGAGGGCAGGAAGCTTGCATCCATGTATGGGTCAAATGTTGATCAGCTTTTCAAACTTGCACATGCCTATTCCGGGACCGGGGACGAAAAAGCGATCCCGGCAGCATTATATGCACAATTGATCTACTCCATCCAGGAAGAGATGGCCATGAGCCCTGTGGACTTCTTTATTAGACGTACAGGCGCCTTATTCTTTGACCGGGAATGGGTTGAAAAATGGAAGGAACCTGTGATTGTTACCATGTCTAAGTTATTAAAATGGACAGAGGATCAGGAACAACAATACAGAAAAGAATTGGAGAAAGAACTGGTGAATGCAGTCGTCCCGGTCGACCTTCAAGCATAATGGAGAAAACGGCAGAAGATAGTTTCTGTCGTTTTTTTATTTTCTCGAAGAAACGGAAGGATATGGTAAAATTAGAGAATGATTATACTGGAGGGGGTTGCTTATTGAAAAGTGTTTATCAAGATAAAAAAGGTTTACTACTCATCCTCATTACTCTTACATTCTTTTTGATGGTCGTTCTTTTTTATAGCGATGAAAGAAGAGCCAAGGTGACGAAGGAAAGTGAGATATCAGCGCACCTTGAGAAGGTGTTCCTGAATGAATTCAATGAAGAAATCCACATAAAAATGACAAAGAAAATCGATTATCAATACTTGATCCTCTATAAGAGTAAAGCTGGCATCGGGGTAGCCCAATATGAAAAAATGAAAAAAATCCCTCTCTATCAGTTAAAGCATATTGTTCATTCCCCTCAGCATGCTGTCGGTGCTGGTTCAATTGGTGAAAATGCCTTTTTTGTATACGGGGACAGGGAGAGTATAGGGGCAGATTTCTTTTCTTATAGAAGGGGAAATGAATCCAGGAAGGTCAGACTCCTGGCACAGAACTACTTTCTTCAAGTGGAAGACGGCGGGGAGCGGGGGCATGTTCCCTTGGTGAATTATTATCGGGAGGATGGAAAGATTGTCGCATCCACACCGGAGAAATGAGTACTATGCCTACAATTATACGATTGGATGAAATGGGACCTTATTGGGATAATACAGCCGTTTATCGACTGAGAGAACAGGATATTGCTTCTGAGTGGATTTGTAGATGGAATCAGCATCATGTACATTATGAAGTAGAAATTGACATGACTCCTCGTTTGAAAGGCCCGGCTTCAATGGGATGGAGCCGGGCCTTTTTTTGTATAGATTCAAATGGAGCATTCAGTATGCTGTGTTGATCGAGGACGTTTATGCAAGGCCTTAAGGGGAATGAAGGAAGAGAGAAGCTGGTTCATCATGGGAAGTCGGAAAATCCTCAGCTTTGCATGTTAACTGCAGCTCTGCAGAACCTGATCAAGCTTATAATAACCACCTTGTTATTGTGACTGTGCAAAGAGTATTCTAAAATATCAAATCCTTACCGAATTCTATATGAGAAAGAAGCGAAACGTGCTATCCTAGAATTGGAAAAATGTTTTACACTATACATATAAAGGAGAGAATAGAATGGTGAAACGTACTGGAGAAGTCGTGATGGGGATCATTGGCATTGTGTTTTCCGCATTATTTTCTATCGCGGGTATAGTCGTCAACGTGTTGATGGACGATCCTGAAGTCAAGAACGCAATGGAAGAAGAAATGGGTAACGACCCGAATATGCAGTCAGCAGGCATGACAACAGAGGAAATGAATGCAATGATAGATATGATTGGATCAATGGGACCATATCTTATCGTACTTGGCGTAATCGCTTCGATACTGGGCCTTGTTGCCGTCTTCACGATTGTGAAAAACAGAAAGCCTATACTGTCCGGGATCATGTTCATCCTTGCATCACTTGTCATCGGTATCGGGACATTCGGTGCTGGATTCATACCAGGCCTATTATTCCTGATCGCCGGCATCATGGCATTTGCCCGCAAGCCTAAAAAAGTTGAGACGGTTTATTAATAAGCAATTTCAGCTTGTCTTCACCTTGATTTCTGCTTGGATTTATACTATCTTAAAAGTAGAACAGAATTAAAAAACAGAAGACATTGGCGGCAACCGATGTCTCCTGCTACACAGCAAACTGCAAGGAAAGCAGTGGCCCAATAGAGAAAGGAATATAACTCTACCCTTTAACGTTCAGGCGCTTCATGAGGGTGGGGTTATTTCTTTTTTTCGTTTGAAATAACTATGGCAATGATGGAGACAATCAATGAGCCGAATGTGATCATCAGCGTCAGTGCCTCATACGTCGTCACTATAAGCACCACCTCCTTCTGTCAGGAAGTGGCCACTCCCACCCTACATTCACTGTATACACCAAATTATACCACATGCCAAGAAGGTTTCTTATAGGTAAGAGGTAGGATTCCGAGGCTCATGGGGGCAGCGGCAGCCTGTACGCAGGGATTGTTTTCAACTCTGCTCAAAATATGTTAGCATGGATATGCTCTTATGAAACGATTACATAACAACACGAATTCAAGGAGGAACATATGACGAAACAACGATTGGAAGTATTAAGAAGCTGGTTACAGGAAGAAAGCATCGATGCTGCCTTCATCAACTCCACTGAAAACGTATTTTATCTGACAAATTTTCATACAGATCCACATGAACGCCTTATGGGATTATTTGTATTCCCTGATGCAGATCCATTTGTCGTGGTACCTGGAATGGAGGCCCGGCAAGTGAAGGATGCTGGATGGGATTTTGAAGTGATTGGGTACTCCGATCATGAAAACCCATGGGATTTCATTCAGCAGGCGATTGAAGCTAAGGGCATCAAGGGAGCGAAAGTATGCTTTGAGAATGAAGTTGTCACTTACGGAAGGGCACAGAGCTTCTTAAGCAAGTTCGATTCTCCACAAGTGGTGAACGTCGAAGATAAGCTGAATGAAATGCGTGTTGTAAAGGACGAAACCGAGCTCGAAATCATGCGCCGAGCTGCCGAAATGGCCGATTATGGGGTTGAAGTGGGTGTAGCTGCCCTGGAAGAAGGCGTCACCGAAATGGAAGTCCTTGCGAAGATTGAGTATGAATTAAAGAAGAAGGGCATCCGGGAAATGTCTTTTTCTACGATGGTGCTCTTCGGAGAAAAAGCAGGTGATCCCCATGGTAATCCAGGTGATCGCAAGCTGAGAGCCGGTGACTTCGTACTATTTGACCTGGGGGTCGTACTCGAAGGCTATACATCCGACATTACGCGGACATTTGCGTATAAATCAGTTTCTGATAAACAAAAGGAAATTTACAATACAGTCCTTAAAGCGGAACTTGCTTCCCTCGAAGCAAGTAAGCCGGGTAACCGGATCGGTGACCTTGATCAAATCGCACGGGATATCATCACAGATGCAGGATATGGTGACTACTTCCCTCACCGGATCGGACACGGACTCGGAATCAACGTACATGAATTCCCTTCGATGAGCCACCTGAATGATGGCATCCTGAAAGAAGGAATGACCTATACAATCGAACCGGGTATCTATGTGCCTGAAATCGGAGGAGTGAGAATAGAAGATGACGTCCTGATCACGGCTGATGGTCACGTTACATTAACCAAGTTCCCGAAAGAGCTTCAAATCATCGGGTGAGGACGGTAAGCGAAACGCCTTGCCGTTAGTTTGTTGGGCAACAAGCAAGGTATGATCATCATAAAATCAATCACAGAAGGTGTTACAAATGAAATATATAATTTGTAACACCTTTTTTGTTTCATGCTAGGTACTTAGGTCAAAAGTATAGAACAAGAGTTCTGTGAAACGTGATATAATATAAGAAAAGTAGAACAGGAGAATGTTATGAAAGTTGTAATAGCAGAGAAACCCGACCAGGGAGCCACTCTTGCAAAACCGTTTTCCCACCGAAAGAGGCAAGGGTACATTGAAATCCATCCAAACGCCGTGTTTCCGAAAGGTGCATACATCACGTGGGCAGTCGGCCATCTTTTTCAACTTCAGGCACCTGAGAAATATGATAGTAAATGGAAGAAATGGACGCTGGAGGACCTTCCTCTCATCCCTCATAGATTTCAATATGAATTGCAGCGGGCAAAAGCCAAACAATTTTCGGTCATAAAAGAGCTTTTACATAAGAAAGAAGTCACAGAAATCATCCATGCCGGAGATGCCGGGCGTGAAGGGGAATTGATCATCCGGAATATCATTTCCATGAGCAAGGTACAAAAGCCGATGAAGAGATTGTGGATTTCATCCCTTACTGAAAAAAGCATCGTAGCAGGCTTCGAAGGTTTGCGGGAAGAAGCGGAAATGAGACCTCTTTATTTTGAAGCTTATTCACGGGCTTGTGCCGATTGGCTTGTCGGGATGAATGCCTCCCGTGTATACAGTATCCTGCTTAAACAACAGGGCATGTCGGATGTGTTTTCGGCCGGCAGGGTACAGACCCCGACGCTTGCGCTCATTGTAAAAAGGGATGAAGAAATCGACCGTTTCAAGAGCGAGCCTTTTTGGGAAGTGAAGGCAAGCTTTAAAATGGATGATCATATTTATGAAGGAACGTGGGAAAAGGACGGAGAGAGCAGAATCAATTCCCGGGAACTTGCCGAAAAGATCGCCTCATTCTGTGAAAGCAAGCCTGCCGGGGTTGCAGAAATGAAAACCGAGCGAAAAGAATTTGCACCACCATTGCTGTTCAACCTTTCCGCCCTTCAATCGACCATAAATAAAATGTATAAGTTTTCCCCGAAGAAAACCTTGGATACCCTCCAAAAGCTTTATCAAAAAGGAATTGTATCCTATCCAAGGTCAGATTCACAATATGTGACGAAGGGGGAAGCAGAAACTTTTCCGGAAATTCTCGGAAAGCTGAAAGAATTCAGCCCATACAACAAGTGGATCCCAACCCCGAATGAAAGCTTGATGAATAATAAAAGGTTTGTGAATGATGCGAAGGTTTCAGATCACTATGCGATCATACCGACCGAGCAGGTGACGGATCCTGCCTCATTATCACCTGATGAAAAGAAAATCTATGACGTAGTCGTAAAACGATTCATCGCTGCCCATCATGATAAAGCGGTGATCAATTATACGACGATCAAGACCCTTGTCGACGGACGGGCTGAATTTATTTCCAAAGGGAAGCAGATTCTGCAGGAAGGCTGGAGACAGGTTCTTATCCAGACGGATGAAAAAGAAGACGAACCGTTACTCCCGCCGGTAAAAGAAAATGATTCCGGAATCGTAAAGAAGATTGATATCAAGGAAGGCAAGACACAGCCCCCGAAACGATATACGGAAGGACAGCTTATCACCTTGATGAAAACCGCCGGGAAATACATGGACAATGATGAATTAGAGAAAGTATTGAAGAAAACAGAAGGTCTCGGGACCGAAGCGACCAGGGCAGGAATCATCACAATGCTCAAGGACCGGCAATATATTGATATCCAAAAAAATATCGTATACCCGACAGACAAAGCGAAGGTTCTCATCAGGGCGATAGGGGATAATGTCCTTGCATCTGCCGAGATGACGGCAAAATGGGAACAGCGCCTGCAGAAAATAGGGAAGGGACAAGCTTCAGCCCCGGATTTCATGGAAAAAGTAAAAGTGTTAAATGAAAGACTGGTAGCGAGCGCCCTGGAAGAATCCAAGACCTGGAGTTTCTCAGACCTTGATACAGGATCCATCCAGAGACCTGCGGGTAAGAAAGGGAAAAGAGCATCCAAAACGAGCCTTGGTGCATGCCTGAAGTGCGGTGGCAAGGTGATTGACAAAGGGAAGTTCTATGGTTGCGCCAATTACCAAAAATCGAAATGCAGCTTTACGATATCCAAAACCATACTTCAAAAAAGGATCACCCAGGCAGTCGTGAAAAAAGTCTTATCAGAAGGAAAATCCGATCGGATTGATGGATTCAAGAAGGGTGAGAAAGAATTTTCAGCGTACCTCAGCTGGGATCGCACGCAGCAAAAAATTCAGTTTCAATTCGATCTGGTATAACATTATCTTAAGGTGGTGCTCTCCATGTTAGCAGGAAGTGTGTTCAAGGGTGTTTTTTATCAATCCAGGGTTCCTCAATTGATCATGACGACAGATGAAAAACAAATCATGTATAATCCTGCTTTCATAAAGTTTCTCGGCTATTCCGAAGAGGATTGGACAACTAAGACATTACAGGATATTTCACACATACAGGATTACGCCGTCAACAAAGATTACCTGCAGCAGCTCGTGAACGGTGACCGGGAAGAATATCAGCTTGAAAAGAGATATATTTGTCAGGACGGCTCAATCAAAACAGGAGATTTGCATGTCTCCCTCATCCAGGACAAAGGGATTCCTTACATCTTGGTCCAGGTCATTGATATTACGGAGAAGAAGCAAGTGGAAATGAAGAAACAGCAAAGCGAAGATAGATACCGGCTCCTGGCAGAAAATTCTTCGGATGTGATCAATCTTCACGACCATGATGGACATTATGTTTACTTATCGCCATCCATTCATTCGACCCTCGGTTTCCACCCCGATGAATTGATCGGTAAACACCCGAATGAGTTCATCCATCCAGATGATGTACCACTTACTGAAGAGTGGTTCAATCAGATGAAAAATGACAATATACCTGTGGTGATGACTTATCGGGCAAGACGTAAATCAGGGGAATACTGCTGGTTTGAAAGTGTAGTGAAGGCGGTCGTAGACCATCAGACGGATCAAGTTGCCAACATTGTATCCGTTTCAAGGAACATTGATGAAAGACTGAAAGTGGAGGATCAAATCAAGAAGTCCGAAAAATTAGCTTTGCTTGGTCAAATGGCAGCTGCCGTTGCCCATGAAATACGGAATCCCCTTACACCAATCAAAGGCTTTCTTCAATTATGCAACGATAAGAAGCAATATAATGAAGAATATGTACGTGTGGTCATAAATGAAATCAGCAGAGTTGAAAGCATCATCACTGATTTTCTGCATCTTTCTAAACCGCACGAAGGGTTGAATGAATGTGTGGATATCAGGGAATTGGTGAAGGAAGTCCTGACAATTCTCGATTCCGATATTTCCTCGAAGGGAGGGAATATCCATTTACCTGATGTTTCTTCACACACAGCCGTCTTGGGAAGTACAAATGGGCTGAAGCAGGTCCTTTTTAATATTCTGCAGAATGCGCTGGATGCTGTCGAACACGGGGGTAGCATTTCCATTAATTTTGAATGGGAGTCATCCTTCCTTCATACCATCATTAAAGATGACGGCTGTGGGGTCCCGGAAGCCATCATGCCTCACCTTGGAGAACCTTTCTATTCTACGAAGGAAAAAGGAACAGGCCTCGGCTTGCTTATTTCCCATAAAATCATTGAAAATCATGGAGGTCGTATTTCATATCTATCAAAGACCGGATCTGGTACGGAAGTGAGGATCAAACTTCCTTTATATGAAGAATACTCTCCTTCAACAAGAATCCAACAAAAGAGCTGACGGAATCCGTCAGCTCTTTTGTTGAATTTCTTTAACCTGCTTGTCATACGAAAAAAATGATCAGTGGAAGTTTAAATCTGCTCCAAGTGGATAAACACTTAAATAGTAAAGAGTGTTTCATAATTGGAGGGTTAAGATTGAAGAAGATATTAATGGTTTTAACAAATGCTAGTAAAATCGATGATGAACACGAAACGGGATTATGGTTATCAGAGTTCGCCGAACCGTATGAAGAATTTAAGAATCAGGGGTTTGAAGTGGATGTGGCAAGCCTGAAAGGAGGGCGCATCCCTCTAGATCCGAACAGCCTTGATGACGAGTTGACGGAAAAATGGAAAGGAATTACGAAGGAACTTGACCAGACAATGGTCCTTTCTCAATTGAACTGTCATGAATATGCAGGCATTTTCCTTCCCGGAGGACATGGAACAATGTTCGATCTGCCTGACAGTCCGGAGCTTCAGAAAGCTTTGGCCCACTTCGCAGAGAACAATAAGGCGATCGGAGCGGTTTGCCACGGTCCTGCAGGATTTGTCGGCACCAAGCTGTCGGATGGGAAGTGGCTGGTTGAAGGGAAGTCTATGACGGGTTTCACTAATGAGGAAGAACAGCAAACAGGCCTTGATTCATTAATGCCATTCTTGTTAGAAACCAAATTAAGGGAGCAGGGCGCTCAGTTCGAGAAATCCTCTGCCTGGGCTGACCATGTCGTGACCGACGGGAAATTTGTGACCGGGCAGAATCCCCAATCCAGTCAATCAACAGCAGAAGCATTTGTGAAAGTCGTATAAACAGACATCAAGTGATGCATGAGCATGGGGTGATTCCTGTGCTCTTTTTATTTTACCACGCTCCTGCAATGATTATGTTAAAATCGGATGAAGGATATTTGAGAGGAGATACATATGCAAGCCATGCGAATTCTCATGCAAATTGCCATTCTGTGTTTATTCTATGAATGTGGTAAATGGATTTCAGCCTACTTCCATTTACCGATTCCAGGCAGTATCATCGGCATGCTGCTATTATTTTTATTATTATTGACCGGAGTGATAAAAGAACGGGTATTGATGGACGGAGCAGGTTTTTTTCTCAGACATTTTTCATTCTTTTTTCTGCCTTTGTCTGTCAGTGCGATTGTACTTGGTTCATATTTCAAAGAATTTGGATGGAAATTGCTGATCATCCTGATTGTCAGCGGGTTGGTCGGGTTTGTGGCAACTGCTGTTTCAGCTGATCGCGTTGTGAAAGGGAAGGAGGATAAGAGCCATGGTTCATCTCATTAGTTCTTTACTCGCCCTGTCCATCACATTCCTGTATTTTCTCTTTGCGGTGAAGATCCATCGGATGTGGCCGAATCCCTTCACAATCCCGATTTTTATCAGTACCATTCTGCTGATCATCACACTCCTCGCGGTGGATATGCCCTATAGCAGATATGGGGAGCTTACTTCAGCCATCACCTACCTACTGGGGCCGGCGACAGTAGCGCTTGCTTACCCTTTATATCAGCACCGGAAACTGATGGCTGAAAACCTGATGCCGATTATGGTCGGGATATTGGTCGGAAGCGGTATATCGATGGGGCTGACCTATTATCTCTGTCTGTGGCTGGGTATTCCAACAGAGTGGGGAAGGTCTCTATTAATCAAAACGATTACCACTCCAGTCGCAGTTGATATCGGAGGAGTGATTGGTGCCAAGATTGAAGTCATTCCAACGGTTGTCATCGTGACAGGGATGATCGGTGCCATGACGATCCCGTTCATTTTGCGCATAATCGGGATCCGTCATCCTATTTCCCGGGGGCTTCCGTTCGGTGTCATTTCCCATGGGGTCGGTACAGCACAGGCCATCAAGGAAGGAGAGAGGGAAGGTGCTGTAAGCGGTGCAGCTATGGCGCTTACAGCTACGATCATGTCTTTTATCATTCCAATCATTTTTCTGTTGGTTTGATACCTTGTTATGAGGAGAAACTATAGGTAACGCACCTCTTGCACTGAAAGGAGATCAGACCAACATGAAACGATTCCTTATGGCTATTCGAAAAGGGGTATGGATCGTACCTGCCATCTACAGTGTAGGTTCATTGGCTTTGGCGATTGTCACTGTTTCGCTGGATACTTACTGGATACATAAGCTTGAACCGTTCCTGCCGGTCATGATGCTGACGAGCATCGACCTCGCCCAAACGGTACTCAGCGCGATAGCGTCATCGCTGCTAACGATGACGACGTTCACATTTTCAACTGTGATGGTTGTATTGACCACCTACTCATCACAGTTTTCACCAAGGACACTTCAAAATTTCGTCAGGGACAAAACCACGATGAGGGGACTAGGTATATTCCTCGGAGGTTTCATCTATTCAATCGTTTCTCTGCTGTTTATGAGGCAGAGCCTGGAAGAACACCTTGTATCCTCTGCATTTATTGGCGTTCTATATGCTGTCATTTGTTTAGCGTTTTTTGCCTATTTCATCCACCATATTGCGACATCCATCCAAATCAGCAGGTTAATAGAGCGCCTGGAGGGAGAAGCCTCTAAGGTAATCGATTATTACCGGGGGATGCAGGAGAAGCA
The nucleotide sequence above comes from Bacillus sp. KH172YL63. Encoded proteins:
- a CDS encoding DUF4064 domain-containing protein yields the protein MVKRTGEVVMGIIGIVFSALFSIAGIVVNVLMDDPEVKNAMEEEMGNDPNMQSAGMTTEEMNAMIDMIGSMGPYLIVLGVIASILGLVAVFTIVKNRKPILSGIMFILASLVIGIGTFGAGFIPGLLFLIAGIMAFARKPKKVETVY
- a CDS encoding PAS domain S-box protein, producing the protein MLAGSVFKGVFYQSRVPQLIMTTDEKQIMYNPAFIKFLGYSEEDWTTKTLQDISHIQDYAVNKDYLQQLVNGDREEYQLEKRYICQDGSIKTGDLHVSLIQDKGIPYILVQVIDITEKKQVEMKKQQSEDRYRLLAENSSDVINLHDHDGHYVYLSPSIHSTLGFHPDELIGKHPNEFIHPDDVPLTEEWFNQMKNDNIPVVMTYRARRKSGEYCWFESVVKAVVDHQTDQVANIVSVSRNIDERLKVEDQIKKSEKLALLGQMAAAVAHEIRNPLTPIKGFLQLCNDKKQYNEEYVRVVINEISRVESIITDFLHLSKPHEGLNECVDIRELVKEVLTILDSDISSKGGNIHLPDVSSHTAVLGSTNGLKQVLFNILQNALDAVEHGGSISINFEWESSFLHTIIKDDGCGVPEAIMPHLGEPFYSTKEKGTGLGLLISHKIIENHGGRISYLSKTGSGTEVRIKLPLYEEYSPSTRIQQKS
- a CDS encoding M24 family metallopeptidase, whose amino-acid sequence is MTKQRLEVLRSWLQEESIDAAFINSTENVFYLTNFHTDPHERLMGLFVFPDADPFVVVPGMEARQVKDAGWDFEVIGYSDHENPWDFIQQAIEAKGIKGAKVCFENEVVTYGRAQSFLSKFDSPQVVNVEDKLNEMRVVKDETELEIMRRAAEMADYGVEVGVAALEEGVTEMEVLAKIEYELKKKGIREMSFSTMVLFGEKAGDPHGNPGDRKLRAGDFVLFDLGVVLEGYTSDITRTFAYKSVSDKQKEIYNTVLKAELASLEASKPGNRIGDLDQIARDIITDAGYGDYFPHRIGHGLGINVHEFPSMSHLNDGILKEGMTYTIEPGIYVPEIGGVRIEDDVLITADGHVTLTKFPKELQIIG
- the glpK gene encoding glycerol kinase GlpK — encoded protein: METYILSLDQGTTSSRAILFNKKGEIVHSAQKEFTQHFPKPGWVEHNANEIWGSILAVIASVLSETSIKPEQIEGIGITNQRETTVVWDKETGEPVYNAIVWQSRQTAGICDELKGQGLHDTFRDKTGLLIDAYFSGTKVKWILDNIEGAREKADAGKLLFGTIDTWLIWKMSGGASHVTDYSNASRTLMYNIHELKWDEELLDILGVPASMLPEVRPSSEVYGKTVPYHFFGREIPIAGAAGDQQAALFGQACYEEGMAKNTYGTGCFMLMNTGEKAVKSENGLLTTLAWGIDGKVEYALEGSIFVAGSAIQWLRDGLRMLKDAKDSQSYAERVDSTDGVYVVPAFVGLGTPYWDSDVRGAVFGLTRGTSKEHFVRATLESLAYQTKDVLTAMEADSGISLKTLRVDGGAVKNDFLMQFQSDLLSVPVERPEVNETTALGAAYLAGLAVGFWEDRKEISQQWNKDKQFEPEMAEDTREELYSGWKKAVKAAMAFK
- a CDS encoding putative holin-like toxin, with the translated sequence MTTYEALTLMITFGSLIVSIIAIVISNEKKK
- a CDS encoding glycerol-3-phosphate dehydrogenase/oxidase, with the protein product MTFSSTARQEVKHTLSQTQFDLIIIGGGITGAGIALDASKRGMKVALVEMQDFAAGTSSRSTKLVHGGLRYLKQFEVKMVAEVGKEREIVYENGPHVTTPEWMLLPLHKGGSFGSFSTSIGLKVYDYLAGVKKSERRSMLSASETLSKEPLVKKEGLKGGGYYVEYRTDDARLTIEVMKEAVAHGATVLNYTKSQRFLYSDRKVVGIEAEDLVSGETIEIRGSKIVNAAGPWVDDVRGKDYSTNDKQLRLTKGVHLVIDQSKFPLKQAVYFDTPDGRMVFAIPREGKAYVGTTDTVFEQDKSAPHMTSEDREYILNAIHYMFPEVSVTAEDVESSWAGVRPLIFEKGKDPSEISRKDEIWEAESGLITIAGGKLTGYRKMGETVVDLVSKRLKEENKQKFPSSSTKYMPISGGHVGGSENFQAFIEQKAGEAVQYGLTEAEGRKLASMYGSNVDQLFKLAHAYSGTGDEKAIPAALYAQLIYSIQEEMAMSPVDFFIRRTGALFFDREWVEKWKEPVIVTMSKLLKWTEDQEQQYRKELEKELVNAVVPVDLQA
- a CDS encoding DNA topoisomerase III, whose protein sequence is MKVVIAEKPDQGATLAKPFSHRKRQGYIEIHPNAVFPKGAYITWAVGHLFQLQAPEKYDSKWKKWTLEDLPLIPHRFQYELQRAKAKQFSVIKELLHKKEVTEIIHAGDAGREGELIIRNIISMSKVQKPMKRLWISSLTEKSIVAGFEGLREEAEMRPLYFEAYSRACADWLVGMNASRVYSILLKQQGMSDVFSAGRVQTPTLALIVKRDEEIDRFKSEPFWEVKASFKMDDHIYEGTWEKDGESRINSRELAEKIASFCESKPAGVAEMKTERKEFAPPLLFNLSALQSTINKMYKFSPKKTLDTLQKLYQKGIVSYPRSDSQYVTKGEAETFPEILGKLKEFSPYNKWIPTPNESLMNNKRFVNDAKVSDHYAIIPTEQVTDPASLSPDEKKIYDVVVKRFIAAHHDKAVINYTTIKTLVDGRAEFISKGKQILQEGWRQVLIQTDEKEDEPLLPPVKENDSGIVKKIDIKEGKTQPPKRYTEGQLITLMKTAGKYMDNDELEKVLKKTEGLGTEATRAGIITMLKDRQYIDIQKNIVYPTDKAKVLIRAIGDNVLASAEMTAKWEQRLQKIGKGQASAPDFMEKVKVLNERLVASALEESKTWSFSDLDTGSIQRPAGKKGKRASKTSLGACLKCGGKVIDKGKFYGCANYQKSKCSFTISKTILQKRITQAVVKKVLSEGKSDRIDGFKKGEKEFSAYLSWDRTQQKIQFQFDLV